The Helicobacter ganmani nucleotide sequence AAAAGTGCATAGCTCATAAGAATACAGAAATCAAGGAGAATCCATACTGCTACTAGAATGCTTAAACTTGTAAGAATAGAATCGGTGATATGGATAAACTGCGGAAAAAATGCTACAAAAAATAAAATGTCTTTTGGATTGCCTATTGCAATGCCAAAACCCTCTAAAAAGCTAGAGACAAAGGTTTTGTTGGTTTTGGTTTTATTGCATTGCGGTTCGGATTCCTTTTGGGGCTGATTTTGATAGTTTTTCAATGTATGATACAAAGAGCTAAATCCTAAATAAAAAATAAATGCACAACCTGCAATGCTAATAAGAGATAATGCAAAGGGCGAAATTTCAAATGCACCTAAAATTATTGCAATGGCAAAGGTTATCAAGAGCAAAGAGGTAAAGTTTGTTCCTATGCTTGTAAAGAATGCTGTTTTAAATCCATACATTGAAGCATTGCGTATCACAAGCGCAACCACAGGACCGGGTGTCGCAATGAGTAGAAAAACCGCTAGAATATAGGCAAGTAAAATTTCAAACATTAGGATTCCTTTTAGAGATTGTTAAAGGGCATTGTGAAAATGTCTTAAATTTATTTTATCTTAAAATGCCTAAAAGTGATAGATTTTATGCGCGAGGATACGAACTCAATGCAAGCTAAAAGGAGAAAAAATGAGATTTAAAGAGCGCGGTAGGGTTAAATTGAATGATTTTAAATCTTTTTTGGGAGCTACAATCAGCGCATAACCTCCCTTTTTGTCCCTATCCCATATACTATAAAATTCTTTTTTAGAGCTGATATATTCGCCATAGTTTGGGTCAAAGATTTGCAAATAATTGCCTTTGTGGTTGATAATCACTACAAAGTGAGGAAATCTAGGGTCGTTTTCAATCTTTACAAGCATTGGAATCTTTACAAGTTGATTAAGAATCTCTCTGTCCAAAGAATAGGAATTAGCCTTAAAGCCTAGTTTTTGAACCGCTGCTTTCAAATCTGTGAAGCTTACCATATCTGTGTTTAGTTTGCTCTCACTCATTGTTTTTAAGATTTCTAATTCAGTGAAATTGTTTTGATTTAAGATATTTAGTAATGTAGCAAGCGAGGAAGCACCGCAGGATTCCTCATAGCTTTGTCTTATCACTCTTTGATTCTTTATTTCTTGATAGGATTGCACGATAAATTCTGCATTGGCAAGGCTTTGAAGCAAAGAAAAAAGCAGACAAATTCTTATCAAGTTTTTCATCAAGAGATTCTGTATTGCCATTTGCAAACATTAGAGATTGTCATTATAGAATCCTTTAAACCTCTGTATCTAGTCTTTTCCAAGAGGAAGTAAGGAAGTTTTTAAAGTTTTGAATATCAAAGTTTCCTTTACTCCTTTCTCCAAAAAGTATTAAGATTTGTTCTAGCTTCTGCTGACTTTTAATAAAATCTAAAGTGTTTAAAAAGCTCGTATCTTGATAAGTTTCGCTTTTACTTGTTACTTGGATTGGTTTAAATTTTTTGTTTTTACTTCCCAATTCTGTTTCCTCATTGCTATTTTGTTTTTCACTTTGGGATAAAATATTTTCTTTTTCTTTAAGTTTTTTTACAAATTCCTCGTGCCTTTCTTTAAAGTCAAGATATTTTTCTTTAAATTCCTCTAAACTCATACTAGAATCAATCATTTCTTGATATTCTTGCGCGAAACTTAAAGATTCTTTGAATAAGTCTTTATCCCCTGTTGCTTCACTTCTTTTAATATAATATTGCAACGACAACTGCTCCTCTATCGTATTCCAAGAATCATTATTTTCACCAAAAGCACTTTGAATCTTGTTTGCATTCATAAAGCCTTTAAAATTTTCAAGCTCTTTTTCACTGATATTTTTGTCAAGCCCTATAATTTTACCAAGAATCTTAGTTTCTCCCTCTAGGAACTGATTGACATTAAAAAATAAACTAGAATTATTCAAAAACGCGATCAAAACACCACCTTTGGCTATACCATTAGCGTTTTGATACGCATATTTATTAATGCTTACATTGTCGGCTTGGTTAAAAATTGTTTCTGCATTGATTTTGCTAAAACCTCTACTATCAAAGGTATTAAAGGTAAGTAATATTCCGCTCTCATCTTTGTTTAATGCGCTTTGATATTCTGCATAAGTGTAGGTTTGTGTAACATTATAATTGCTATCCATTTTGAAAGCATAGGGCATATTCTCTAACTCTTTGTTAGAGAAGCTCGGGCTTTGGCTTTGTGGAATGAGTTGAGAAAAAGCTTTATACGCATTTGCTAGGCTCTTGGCAATATCCACCTGATTGTGTGTAGCGAGAATATCGCTTCTGTTTTGATGATAATTTACAAAGTTTTCAATGTCCTTTGCATAGATTTTATAATCCTTTGGAATCCCTGCTGCTTCATTTAAATCACTCGTAAAGAATCCCTCACTATCTACACCATAACCTAGCACTTCTTTAACCGCCTCTGTTTTATTGGAAGTCAAATTGTGTTTCTGATTTGCAATTTGATTGGCATTAGAGGTTTGTTGCAATGCCTTATTATCTTGCATAAAATTATCATAATTGCGAGTTTGACTTATAATCATTTAGCACCTCACTTTGCGTTATTTAAGATAATTAAGATTATCTTGCATACCAACCACCAAGATTAGATTCAAATCTTGTTTTAAAATGATTTTGTAGCTCCTTAATTACCAAATTGTTTTTTAAATAAATGCTTGAGGTTGTAGAGCCAAACTTGTAAAGTTGCATATTTGTATCAAGCATTCCGACTTGATAATTAAAAAGAACATAAGGGCGTCCCAAATCGGAAACCTTAATGCTTCTTCTTACTATATAAACAGGGAAAAAGCCTATTGTGTTATTCACAATTTCTGCATAGTCTTGCAATCTTCCAGCACTTGGCGCAGCGCAATTTTCAATGCCTAAACCGCATAAACCCCCTTTTTGTAATTCATTTGCTGTATATAATGCTATTCCATACCATTCATTTCCAGAGCCAAAGTCTGCTACCACATACCCCCCTACAACCTGCTTTTCCTCCTCTGCGCTTAAGAGCCTTACACCCTTACTTGTATCACTTAATGCACCATTGGTTATTTTTGCCAACAAATCCTCTGCCAATGCACCACTTGAAAATAAACTACTCATTACCGCAATACTAAGAATTTTCTTTAACATTGTTTCCTCCTTGTAAAATTATTCTACTTACAACATCGGCTATTTTAACAAAAATTTAAGATTCTCACGAATGATTTATTGAATTTTGGAATAAAAATTGCTACTTTGTTACAATATGGGATATTTTAGATTCGGAGGGTTTAAATGTTTAAGAAAATATTGTTAGGGATTCTAGCTTGTGTTTCGCCACTTTTGGCGTCAGATGAATTGAGTATTGATAGTCTTTTTAAAAAACAAATTGGGCTTAGGAGTATTACAAATGTTTCGCTTCTAAGCTCTGGGAATGCAAACTCTTATACAATGTATCCAAACCTAAGTATTACAGGCGACCCAACGATTTGGAATGATACGAAGCAACTAAGCCTTAATCAAACCTTTATTTATACCTTACACCCGAAATTTGATTTGCTTGTTTCGGGTAATGGAAGCTATGCGAGACAAGAATATACAAACTTTTTCACAGGTGAATATTCTCATAATAACAAATGGTCGTTTAATTCCTTGTGGCTTGGGTTAATCTATACTTTTAATAGTGTTGCGGATTTTGTGCCACAGATTAGCTTTCAAAGTGCAGTGGTGCAGAGGGAGACTTTCGTCAATGAGGATAAAAACTTCTACCTTAAATCCCAAAATCTACAAGCAACTTTGAGAGGATACAGCGACCCTGTGGTTTATGGAATCTATGGGGGATTTGGCTATAATGCAAAGAGGAAGTTTGAGTTTGCAAAGGTAGAATATGGAAACAGCTTTTATGTAGGCGGGGATTTGTCTATTATTTTAAGTCCCAAGATTACTTTAGACTTGGGGGCAGAGCAGAGATTCCAAACAGAGCAAAAGATTAATGGGTACCAAAACTCCGAGATTCGCTCTATCCCCACGCTAAGCATAGGTTCTACTTATAGTGTAAATTCTGATACCGCAGTTTCTCTTAGTGCCTCTTTGGGTGGGAGTTCCGCTGCACCTGATGCTATCTTTGGTCTCACTTTGTGGCAGAAGTTTTAAGGGGATTACTTAAAGTAACAAAGGAGAGATTTAAAAATCAATGAATCAAAAAATAAAGATAAATTTAACCTTTAATCATTATAATGAAGTGTTCATAATCTAAATTTAAGAAAAACGAATGAAAACAAAAAAGATTTTAGGCATTCTTGCAATCTTAGGATTCCTTTCTACCACAACCTTTGCAGAGGACTTTTTAGCAAAATTAACCAATGGTGCAATAAGTGATACGAGTGAGGGCGTAAGACTTCTAAGCGCAGAGGAGGAAAGAGGAGTTGTAGGGGGAGTTTATACCTATGAGAGAGGTCAAGACAAAAGAATCTCAAATTATGGTGCAACGATGAGATATACTGTATATGGACAGCTTAATCTTACAAGGGATAACTTAAATGAAAAAGACAAAATGGCTGTATTGCGCTATGAAAGAGATACTTATAATAAAGGACAATTTGCAGGCTCTAGCAAAGCAGAAAAGTTAGGTAATGCCATTGGGGTTACTTGGGGGAAAGTCAGCGGAGTTTATGTTGAATCTATTTATAACTACTCCAAAAGCGTTTCTTGGAATAATAGATATACCTATTAATGTATTATATACTTTAGAGGGTAGTAATAAGCGTTATCAAGCCTACACAAAAGAAGCAAAAAATGTAGCAAATTTTTATCAATTTTGGGCAAAAAATGCACTAGATTCTAGGAGAAATTATGCGGATAGAAAATAAAGTAGAGCATTTAAACACTTTTGCAAACAATGCAATCAAAAGCAAGGAATCCAATCATTCCTTTGCGGCAATGCTTAATCAATATTCTAACAATTCTCAAGCAATAAATCAAAAAGCAGAGGTAGAGTCTCTAGGTGTTTTTGATTTTAGTTTATTATTGCATAAAAATGTATCCAAGCAAATCAAAGAGACTAAAGAGGAAACAGAATCCAAAATTAGACAATTAGAAGAAGAGCTTTTACAAGTTAAACAAATCCAAGTCCCCACAAGAAATTTACCTGATAAGCCTTTGGAGATATTGGATAAAGCTTGGGAAATCCACAATGCTAAAAACTCTCAAATCCTTAAAATCCAAAAAGAAATTGCCTTTTAAAATAAAAGCGCATTTGGATATTCTTTGGACGAACAGGGTTTTATGGGAGAGGATTTTAATGCTGCTGCTGGGATTCCGCTAGATTACAAGATTCATTACGATACATTAGAGAACATTTATCAAAAAACTATGCTGACAGATTCCATTAGCATACCAGCGGCTTATTCGCAAGTAGATTTTATGCAGACAGCTAAAAACGCCTTTGAATCTTTTAAAAACTTCTATGGCGAGGATTTCACAAAAAGCAATAAAATGCTCTCAAAAGAGGAAATCAATACTTTACCTAAAGGATTCTTTACAGATTATGGTTATCAAAATGTTTTTGCATTAATTCCCACAGAGGAAATGCTCACTCAAATTTATAGTTGGCAGTCATAAACTAGGCATTACAACGCCTAGATTCATTGATTTTTCCACAAAAAATATAGAAAATTATATCTTGTCAAACTTTATACAAGGAGATAAAATCTCGCTTGATGGAATGTTTAATGAGTATTAAGTAGAAATTTTAGCTATTTTAAAGAAGCGGAATATTCACAAGAATGGCTGATTATCAAGCGTATAATAATAAAATCACAGGGCGTAGCGCAACGAACAATACCTTCAACAACTACCTTATTCATTACGACACAGACCAAAGATTCTGGGATTTGTTAAATGGTAAAATCTCTGTGGAATCCCATTTGCAAGAGTTGATAGATTTAGGTTATACGCATAATAATACGATTGTTTGGGACGAGGATAGAGAGCAGTTTGCAAACTTTTTAACACATTTCCTTAAAGTCTTTCAAGAGATTTTAGATTTTCATTCTCTTAATGTTTAAGAACTTCAAACACTAAGCAAACAAGAATCTTACAACACACAAGCCAAACAAACACTTCAAGATTCTAAGGAATCCAAAGATTCCAAACCCTACGAATCCCAAACCAAGCAAGAAAAGATGAATACCTTTTTGAATCATTTGTTAAAGGGGTAGGGTAAGCGGGGGAATCCGCCTAGCTACTGCAAGCAGACTTGCCATTATCCACAGGTTGAATCGCGCTGTTATCTGCTAATTTTTTAGCATTGACTTCCTCTATAAACTCCCATAATTCTTTGGCAGCCTTTAGATATTCTTTAGCAGATTTAGAATCTGGCTTGAAATATACGATTGGCTTGCCATTGTCGCCACCCTCACGCACGATAGGTTCAATAGGAATCTGCGCAAGAGTTCTTGTGTCAAAGTCTTTGGCAACTTGTTCTGTTGTGCCTTTGCCAAAAATATCGTATTCTGTGCCACAACCCGGACAAATAAAGCCACTCATATTTTCTATAATCCCAGCAACAGGAATCTTAAGTTTTAAAAACATATCCAACGCCCTAGCACCATCATCAAGCGCAACTCTTTGTGGGGTAGAAACAGAGATTCCAGCTGTTACAGGAACGCTTTGTGCGAGAGTGAGTTGCGCATCACCTGTGCCCGGAGGCATATCTATCACCATTATATCCAAATCCCCCCACAAAACATCACTTAACATTTGTTCAATTGCACGAATAATCATCGGTCCCCGCCAAATCAGGCTTTGCCCCTCATCATAAAGCACTCCCATAGAAATCATTTCAATGCCAAAAGCTTGCAATGGAATCAGTTTTTTAAGGTTTGGATCAACTTCGGGTTTTTCTTTTTCTAATCCAAGCATTCTTGGCACATTGGGTCCATAAATATCCGCATCTAGCAATGCAACTTTTTTGCCTTGCATTGCCAAAGCAATTGCTAAATTAACACTTGTAGTGGATTTGCCCACGCCCCCTTTACCACTACTTACCATTACAAAGTTTTTAATCTGTGGAGCAAGATTTTTTGTTCCTTGTGGTTTGGATTCCGCTTGTGGTTTAGGTTGCTTGATGTCCAAATTAATCTTTGTAATTCCTCGTGCATTGAGCTTTTGTGTAATGGAATCTTTGAGTTTTTGTGCTA carries:
- a CDS encoding LysE family translocator, with amino-acid sequence MFEILLAYILAVFLLIATPGPVVALVIRNASMYGFKTAFFTSIGTNFTSLLLITFAIAIILGAFEISPFALSLISIAGCAFIFYLGFSSLYHTLKNYQNQPQKESEPQCNKTKTNKTFVSSFLEGFGIAIGNPKDILFFVAFFPQFIHITDSILTSLSILVAVWILLDFCILMSYALLMQKAILLRYKNLIGIISDIILMLVGVFGAYYLLQAF
- a CDS encoding C39 family peptidase codes for the protein MKNLIRICLLFSLLQSLANAEFIVQSYQEIKNQRVIRQSYEESCGASSLATLLNILNQNNFTELEILKTMSESKLNTDMVSFTDLKAAVQKLGFKANSYSLDREILNQLVKIPMLVKIENDPRFPHFVVIINHKGNYLQIFDPNYGEYISSKKEFYSIWDRDKKGGYALIVAPKKDLKSFNLTLPRSLNLIFSPFSLH
- a CDS encoding Cj0814 family flagellar-dependent secreted protein — encoded protein: MIISQTRNYDNFMQDNKALQQTSNANQIANQKHNLTSNKTEAVKEVLGYGVDSEGFFTSDLNEAAGIPKDYKIYAKDIENFVNYHQNRSDILATHNQVDIAKSLANAYKAFSQLIPQSQSPSFSNKELENMPYAFKMDSNYNVTQTYTYAEYQSALNKDESGILLTFNTFDSRGFSKINAETIFNQADNVSINKYAYQNANGIAKGGVLIAFLNNSSLFFNVNQFLEGETKILGKIIGLDKNISEKELENFKGFMNANKIQSAFGENNDSWNTIEEQLSLQYYIKRSEATGDKDLFKESLSFAQEYQEMIDSSMSLEEFKEKYLDFKERHEEFVKKLKEKENILSQSEKQNSNEETELGSKNKKFKPIQVTSKSETYQDTSFLNTLDFIKSQQKLEQILILFGERSKGNFDIQNFKNFLTSSWKRLDTEV
- a CDS encoding bacteriocin is translated as MLKKILSIAVMSSLFSSGALAEDLLAKITNGALSDTSKGVRLLSAEEEKQVVGGYVVADFGSGNEWYGIALYTANELQKGGLCGLGIENCAAPSAGRLQDYAEIVNNTIGFFPVYIVRRSIKVSDLGRPYVLFNYQVGMLDTNMQLYKFGSTTSSIYLKNNLVIKELQNHFKTRFESNLGGWYAR
- a CDS encoding Mrp/NBP35 family ATP-binding protein; this encodes MNQEQLVNLLKEVIYPNFEKDIVTFGFVKEMLVEGDSVALRVEIPSASAEVAQKLKDSITQKLNARGITKINLDIKQPKPQAESKPQGTKNLAPQIKNFVMVSSGKGGVGKSTTSVNLAIALAMQGKKVALLDADIYGPNVPRMLGLEKEKPEVDPNLKKLIPLQAFGIEMISMGVLYDEGQSLIWRGPMIIRAIEQMLSDVLWGDLDIMVIDMPPGTGDAQLTLAQSVPVTAGISVSTPQRVALDDGARALDMFLKLKIPVAGIIENMSGFICPGCGTEYDIFGKGTTEQVAKDFDTRTLAQIPIEPIVREGGDNGKPIVYFKPDSKSAKEYLKAAKELWEFIEEVNAKKLADNSAIQPVDNGKSACSS